Proteins encoded by one window of Chondromyces crocatus:
- a CDS encoding GDSL-type esterase/lipase family protein has protein sequence MTPQRRVCAVAAIGDSLTDARSGGGKFLETLRQRCPESRFDNYGKGGDMVNQMRRRFLRDVLGSHGVGDKPALTHVIVFGGVNDLYSDKTAFRTVPKIQADLSTMYAEARQRGARVVAMTVAPWGGFTRYYTEARGETTRQLNEWIRGRKEAGEVDQVVDAFALLSCGKAERLCPEYTPPFMDGLHFGTKGHEVLGQALYEAAFSECR, from the coding sequence GTGACGCCCCAGCGACGTGTCTGCGCGGTGGCGGCCATCGGTGACTCCCTCACGGACGCCCGGTCGGGTGGCGGAAAATTCCTCGAGACGCTGCGGCAACGCTGTCCCGAGAGCCGCTTCGACAACTACGGGAAAGGTGGCGACATGGTGAACCAGATGCGCCGCCGCTTCTTGCGCGATGTGCTGGGAAGCCACGGTGTTGGTGACAAGCCAGCGCTGACGCACGTGATCGTCTTCGGAGGGGTCAACGATCTCTACAGTGACAAGACGGCATTCCGCACCGTGCCGAAGATCCAGGCCGATCTTTCGACGATGTACGCGGAGGCGCGGCAACGCGGCGCGCGGGTCGTGGCGATGACGGTGGCGCCCTGGGGAGGCTTCACGCGGTACTACACCGAGGCGCGTGGAGAGACGACGCGGCAGCTCAATGAGTGGATCCGGGGGCGCAAGGAGGCAGGCGAGGTCGATCAGGTGGTCGATGCGTTCGCGCTGCTGTCATGCGGTAAGGCGGAGCGGCTCTGCCCCGAGTACACGCCGCCGTTCATGGATGGGCTGCATTTCGGGACCAAGGGGCACGAGGTGCTGGGGCAGGCGCTGTACGAGGCCGCCTTCTCCGAGTGTCGCTGA
- the lon gene encoding endopeptidase La — MSQLRGGGVVPRSPFPLLPLRTGALFPGTSITLPVGRSRSVALLADIKAGAIIGIVAQRDPRVEDPGREDLHDLGVFARVVDVARVANGGYRLTIEGLDRMVLTALVQHDPYWLAEGSIAPEYAGDAEEARVLAASLRERARELGPQLGSNLADVAAAKAEPGVYADLIAAALGMSTEKELQVLSELRIGPRLALVAELLNEAVHLAELKRKADADVRKELGKNQRDAILREQIRALQRQLGDGDEEDELSNLRRRLDEAGLPEEARATADRELRRLESIAPQQAEHHVIRTYLEWIADLPWTQRAPARGGEQRTQAASGPDLDAVAAKLDEDHRGLEDVKRRILEHMAVLKLAGKTRATILCLAGPPGVGKTSLGQSIADATGRPLVRISLGGVHDESELRGHRRTYVGALPGRVIHAMKKAKVKNPVVLLDEIDKLGTSYRGSPEAALLEILDPEQNKTFQDHYLELPFDLSEVLFVCTANDLSTLSAPLRDRLEIIEISGYTADEKVAIARSHLIPKHLKEHAIDPGALTITDAALGVILRDYTREAGVRQLGRELTKLCRALALEVARASDGKLPRMHVDVDDLPKYLGKARFFSEVAERTQVPGVATGLAWTPVGGDILFIETSRMPGKGRLEITGQLGDVMKESAKAALTYVRSHAEQIGVDVAQLEQEDLHIHVPAGGVPKDGPSAGVTMFTALTSLLSGRKVRSDTAMTGECTLRGRVLPVGGIKSKVLAAHRAGISRVILPQKNARDLEDVPKEVRDQLTVILVDDMSQVIAAALDATPMTPTVGGSMIDRDGLDPTGAT, encoded by the coding sequence ATGAGCCAGCTCCGCGGAGGCGGCGTCGTGCCGCGCTCTCCTTTCCCGCTTCTCCCTCTGCGCACCGGGGCTCTCTTCCCCGGCACGTCCATCACTCTCCCCGTCGGGCGCAGCCGCTCGGTGGCGCTGCTTGCTGACATCAAGGCGGGGGCGATCATCGGGATCGTGGCCCAGCGGGATCCGCGGGTCGAGGATCCTGGCCGAGAGGACCTGCACGACCTCGGCGTCTTCGCTCGCGTCGTCGACGTCGCCCGCGTCGCAAACGGGGGATACCGGCTGACGATCGAAGGCCTGGATCGGATGGTTCTCACGGCCCTCGTGCAGCATGATCCTTACTGGCTGGCCGAAGGCAGCATCGCGCCGGAGTACGCAGGCGATGCTGAAGAGGCGCGTGTGCTGGCGGCTTCTCTCCGAGAACGGGCCCGAGAGCTGGGGCCCCAGCTCGGGTCGAACCTGGCCGACGTCGCGGCAGCCAAGGCGGAGCCCGGGGTCTACGCCGATCTGATCGCTGCAGCCCTCGGGATGAGCACGGAAAAAGAGCTGCAGGTCCTGTCGGAGCTCCGGATCGGGCCCCGTCTGGCGCTGGTGGCGGAGCTTCTCAACGAGGCCGTCCATCTCGCCGAGCTGAAGCGAAAGGCGGATGCGGATGTGCGCAAGGAGCTGGGCAAGAACCAGCGAGATGCCATCTTGCGCGAGCAGATCCGGGCCCTGCAGCGGCAGCTCGGCGATGGTGACGAAGAGGACGAACTCTCCAATTTGCGACGGCGCCTCGACGAGGCGGGCCTCCCCGAAGAGGCGCGCGCGACAGCCGATCGCGAGCTACGACGCCTGGAGAGCATCGCGCCCCAGCAGGCGGAGCATCACGTGATCCGGACGTACCTGGAATGGATCGCCGACCTCCCGTGGACGCAGAGGGCTCCTGCCCGTGGAGGCGAGCAACGAACGCAGGCGGCGTCAGGGCCTGACCTCGACGCCGTCGCCGCGAAGCTGGACGAGGACCACCGCGGCCTGGAGGACGTCAAACGCCGCATCCTCGAGCATATGGCCGTGCTCAAGCTAGCCGGTAAGACGCGAGCCACCATCCTGTGCCTGGCAGGACCGCCTGGGGTAGGGAAGACCTCTCTCGGGCAGTCCATCGCTGACGCTACTGGCCGCCCGCTGGTGCGCATCTCGCTGGGAGGCGTCCATGACGAGTCGGAGCTGCGAGGTCACCGGCGCACTTACGTCGGCGCACTTCCGGGCCGCGTGATCCATGCCATGAAGAAGGCGAAGGTGAAGAACCCCGTGGTGCTGCTCGACGAGATCGACAAGCTCGGGACGAGTTACCGGGGATCACCCGAGGCTGCCCTGCTGGAGATCCTCGATCCGGAGCAGAACAAGACCTTCCAGGACCACTACCTGGAGCTCCCCTTCGATCTCTCCGAGGTGCTGTTCGTCTGCACGGCCAATGATCTCTCCACCCTCTCGGCGCCTCTACGAGACCGCCTGGAGATCATCGAAATCAGCGGTTACACGGCCGACGAAAAGGTGGCCATCGCCCGATCACATCTGATTCCGAAGCACCTCAAGGAGCACGCCATCGACCCTGGGGCGCTCACGATCACCGACGCTGCCCTCGGGGTGATCCTCCGAGACTACACCCGGGAAGCTGGCGTCAGGCAGCTCGGCCGCGAACTCACCAAGCTCTGCAGGGCGCTGGCTCTGGAGGTCGCCCGAGCGTCCGATGGGAAGCTGCCGCGCATGCACGTGGACGTCGACGATCTCCCCAAGTACCTGGGCAAAGCGCGATTCTTCAGCGAAGTTGCAGAACGCACGCAGGTCCCCGGCGTGGCCACAGGTCTGGCGTGGACGCCGGTCGGCGGAGACATCCTGTTCATCGAGACGTCACGGATGCCAGGGAAGGGGCGACTGGAGATCACGGGGCAGCTCGGTGACGTCATGAAGGAGTCGGCCAAGGCTGCGCTCACCTATGTGCGCAGCCATGCCGAGCAGATCGGTGTCGACGTGGCGCAGCTGGAGCAGGAGGACTTGCACATTCACGTGCCCGCGGGTGGTGTCCCCAAGGATGGTCCCTCGGCAGGGGTCACCATGTTCACGGCGCTCACCTCACTGCTCTCGGGGCGGAAGGTGCGATCCGACACGGCGATGACCGGCGAATGCACCTTGCGCGGGCGCGTCCTCCCCGTGGGAGGGATCAAATCCAAGGTGCTTGCCGCCCACCGCGCTGGCATCTCCCGGGTGATCCTCCCTCAGAAGAACGCGCGTGATCTGGAGGACGTGCCGAAGGAGGTCCGCGATCAGCTCACAGTGATTCTGGTGGATGACATGAGCCAGGTGATCGCGGCGGCACTGGATGCGACCCCCATGACGCCGACCGTAGGGGGTAGCATGATCGATCGAGACGGCCTGGACCCCACCGGCGCGACCTGA
- the mfd gene encoding transcription-repair coupling factor, translating into MPVDQDPRTDRTDQGTLTVSLGELAGELELPPDSTPASTREPLPSLDLPADRAVVTTRDLAGLVAAARSTSLFHAAGAAGAAAGLLVRRLAMSSRRRVVAITHDVDAARALAADVSFLLGERDASEAEARGEDAGKVLLFVPNEASPYADVNPDRRGAEARLSTLFHLAMDLPWSVLVCPIAALARKVLPRDEVVDHAELIIAEQELDRGALLARLGASGYVRSPLVEDPGTFAVRGALLDVWPPGAERPVRVEFYGDLIMSIKTFEPEDQRTLGEVKEAWLPPAREAILTSANVERARERVRALCDAVDMPSSKARVLVEDVTSGRTFFGSEGYLPAYVDLAPFADYLPEDVTVVLEDPPALTSALRDELGRAAADASEKSRSPHFPLSAFYEAERGVARWLGSRVGVALHRTGVAGGVPGEDSLERFEIAPEETPSLATQDQSDMERAIKAARASRGKHGALDPLVRRVSAWQEAGLKVIIAARAQTQVERLVTLLRHRDLPVRARLGAFDPGLLDGGSTEARDTALVVTGTLARGVVAPAEGLALVTEEEIFGARAHRRAARAASSSTKPARAFLEDLRGLDVGDFVVHVEHGIGRYLGLVHKHVGALTIDLIAVEYAGGDKLYLPVYRLNQIQKFSGGEGTPKVDRLGGQTFAKTKARVEKQLRKMADELLRLYAERRAAHAEGLPPADDEYQAFEATFPFDETADQARAIAEVSADLEAPRPMDRLVCGDVGFGKTEVAIRAAFRAALAGKQVAVLCPTTVLAQQHYLTFKSRMGSYPIELRAMSRFQTKSEQDDTMRRLRDGTVDIVIGTHRLLSKDIHFKRLGLLIVDEEQRFGVTHKERIKALKTNVHVLTLTATPIPRTLQMAVSGLRDMSIITTPPVDRRAIRTIVTRFDEAVLREAVTREIERGGQVFYVYNRVEGLYERAARLAELMPSARVVVAHGQMGEHALEQAMLDFVEGRYDVLCATAIIESGLDIPRANTMIIDRADMFGLSQLYQLRGRVGRSRERAYCYLVVPPPNAMTDESRARIEALERHTELGSGFQIASLDLELRGGGDLLGAEQSGTVASVGFELFCQMLDEAVHELQGHPVVHEVDPELSFDADALLPEDYISDVGVRLTLYKRFAGASSIDEVQELATEMEDRFGPPPVEGRRFVHLMRLKTELRKLRALGCEATSKGVTLHLREDTPLDTTKIMQLMQQKGSPYKVTPDMRLSRRTRESEMFASGLEAADKLLSDLAGCLKDGV; encoded by the coding sequence ATGCCTGTCGACCAGGATCCCCGCACGGACCGCACGGATCAGGGGACGCTCACCGTTTCACTGGGGGAGCTGGCAGGGGAGCTGGAGCTGCCTCCGGACAGCACGCCTGCTTCCACCCGGGAACCACTCCCTTCGCTCGACCTGCCAGCGGACAGGGCGGTGGTGACGACCCGCGATCTGGCCGGTCTCGTCGCGGCAGCGCGTTCGACGTCGCTCTTCCACGCGGCCGGGGCGGCCGGGGCCGCGGCGGGTCTGCTGGTACGACGGCTGGCGATGTCCAGCCGGCGGCGGGTGGTGGCGATCACCCATGATGTCGACGCGGCACGCGCACTCGCCGCCGACGTCTCCTTCCTGCTGGGGGAGCGGGACGCGAGCGAAGCCGAGGCGCGTGGGGAGGACGCCGGGAAGGTGCTGCTGTTCGTACCGAACGAAGCGAGCCCTTACGCGGACGTGAATCCCGACCGGCGAGGCGCGGAGGCCCGCCTCTCCACCCTGTTTCACCTGGCAATGGATCTGCCGTGGTCCGTGCTGGTCTGCCCCATCGCGGCACTCGCTCGCAAGGTGCTGCCGCGGGATGAGGTGGTCGATCACGCCGAGCTGATCATCGCCGAGCAGGAGCTGGATCGAGGTGCGCTGCTCGCGCGGCTGGGGGCGTCCGGGTACGTGAGGAGCCCGCTGGTCGAAGACCCGGGGACGTTCGCGGTGAGGGGCGCGCTGCTCGATGTGTGGCCGCCTGGCGCGGAGCGGCCGGTGCGGGTGGAGTTCTATGGCGACCTGATCATGTCGATCAAGACGTTCGAGCCGGAGGATCAGCGCACGCTCGGCGAGGTGAAGGAGGCCTGGTTGCCCCCCGCACGCGAGGCGATCCTGACGTCGGCCAATGTGGAGCGCGCACGGGAGCGGGTGCGTGCACTGTGCGATGCGGTCGACATGCCGTCGTCCAAGGCCCGGGTCCTCGTGGAAGACGTGACGAGTGGGCGGACCTTCTTCGGTTCCGAGGGGTACCTGCCGGCCTATGTGGATCTGGCGCCCTTCGCGGATTACCTGCCCGAGGATGTGACGGTGGTGCTGGAAGATCCGCCGGCCCTCACCTCGGCGTTGCGCGACGAGCTGGGCCGCGCCGCCGCGGATGCCAGCGAGAAGTCGCGCTCGCCTCACTTCCCGCTCAGCGCGTTCTATGAGGCGGAGCGCGGTGTGGCCAGGTGGCTGGGATCGCGCGTGGGCGTGGCGCTGCATCGGACCGGCGTGGCAGGGGGAGTTCCGGGGGAAGACTCGCTGGAGCGCTTCGAAATCGCGCCCGAGGAGACTCCCTCGCTCGCCACGCAGGACCAGTCCGATATGGAGCGTGCGATCAAGGCGGCGAGAGCGTCGCGCGGCAAGCACGGAGCACTGGATCCGCTGGTGCGACGGGTGTCGGCCTGGCAGGAGGCGGGGCTCAAGGTGATCATCGCGGCCCGCGCGCAGACACAGGTGGAACGGCTGGTGACGCTGCTCCGGCACCGGGATCTGCCGGTGCGCGCACGGCTGGGGGCGTTCGATCCGGGCCTGCTCGACGGGGGCTCGACCGAGGCGCGCGATACGGCGCTGGTGGTGACGGGTACGCTGGCGCGCGGGGTGGTCGCGCCGGCAGAGGGGCTCGCGCTGGTCACGGAGGAGGAAATCTTCGGCGCGCGAGCCCACCGGCGCGCGGCCCGTGCGGCCAGCTCGTCGACGAAGCCGGCGCGGGCGTTCCTGGAGGACCTGCGCGGGCTCGACGTGGGCGACTTCGTCGTGCACGTCGAGCATGGGATCGGGCGCTATCTCGGGCTGGTTCACAAGCATGTCGGGGCGCTGACCATCGACCTGATCGCGGTCGAGTATGCGGGGGGTGACAAGCTGTACCTGCCCGTCTACCGGCTGAACCAGATCCAGAAATTCTCGGGTGGTGAGGGCACGCCGAAGGTCGATCGGCTCGGTGGGCAGACGTTCGCCAAGACGAAGGCGCGCGTGGAGAAGCAGCTCCGGAAGATGGCCGACGAGCTGCTGCGGCTCTACGCCGAGCGCCGCGCGGCGCACGCGGAGGGGCTCCCGCCGGCGGACGACGAGTACCAGGCGTTCGAGGCTACGTTCCCGTTCGACGAGACGGCGGATCAGGCGCGGGCCATCGCCGAGGTGAGCGCCGATCTGGAGGCGCCGCGCCCGATGGATCGGCTGGTCTGCGGCGACGTGGGCTTCGGCAAGACCGAGGTGGCGATCCGGGCGGCGTTCCGCGCGGCGCTCGCGGGGAAACAGGTGGCGGTACTCTGCCCGACCACGGTCCTCGCACAGCAGCACTACCTCACCTTCAAGTCCCGGATGGGCTCTTACCCCATCGAGCTGCGCGCCATGAGCCGGTTCCAGACGAAGTCGGAGCAGGACGACACCATGCGACGGCTTCGCGACGGCACAGTCGACATCGTGATCGGAACTCACCGCCTCCTCTCGAAGGACATCCACTTCAAGCGGCTCGGTCTGCTGATCGTGGACGAAGAGCAGCGCTTCGGGGTGACACACAAGGAGCGGATCAAGGCGCTCAAGACCAACGTCCATGTGCTCACGCTGACGGCCACCCCCATCCCGCGCACACTCCAGATGGCCGTGTCTGGTCTCCGGGACATGTCGATCATCACGACGCCGCCAGTGGACCGGCGAGCCATCCGGACGATCGTGACCCGCTTCGACGAGGCCGTGCTCCGGGAGGCCGTGACGCGCGAGATCGAGCGCGGGGGGCAGGTCTTCTACGTCTACAACCGGGTCGAGGGCCTGTACGAACGGGCAGCGCGACTCGCGGAACTCATGCCCTCCGCGCGGGTGGTCGTGGCGCACGGGCAGATGGGCGAGCACGCGCTCGAGCAGGCGATGCTCGATTTCGTGGAGGGTCGGTACGACGTGCTGTGTGCCACGGCGATCATCGAGAGCGGGCTGGACATCCCCAGGGCGAACACGATGATCATCGATCGCGCCGACATGTTCGGGCTGTCGCAGCTCTACCAGCTCCGTGGTCGGGTCGGTCGCTCGAGAGAGCGCGCCTATTGCTACCTGGTCGTCCCCCCGCCGAACGCCATGACGGACGAGTCGCGGGCCAGGATCGAAGCACTGGAGCGTCACACGGAGCTGGGCTCCGGATTCCAGATCGCCTCGCTCGACCTGGAACTGCGTGGGGGGGGGGACCTGCTCGGCGCGGAGCAGAGCGGCACGGTGGCGTCGGTCGGGTTCGAGCTGTTCTGCCAGATGCTCGATGAGGCGGTCCACGAACTCCAGGGGCACCCGGTGGTCCACGAGGTGGATCCGGAGCTCAGCTTCGACGCCGACGCGCTGCTGCCCGAGGACTACATCTCTGATGTTGGGGTGCGCCTCACGCTCTACAAGCGCTTCGCCGGTGCCTCGAGCATCGACGAGGTGCAGGAGCTGGCCACCGAGATGGAGGATCGGTTCGGGCCACCGCCGGTGGAGGGGCGCCGCTTCGTCCACCTGATGCGCCTCAAGACGGAGCTGCGCAAGCTGCGGGCACTGGGGTGCGAGGCGACATCGAAGGGCGTGACGCTGCACCTGCGCGAGGACACGCCGCTCGATACGACCAAGATCATGCAGCTGATGCAGCAGAAAGGCTCTCCCTACAAGGTGACGCCCGACATGAGGCTGAGCCGGCGCACGCGCGAGAGCGAGATGTTCGCGAGCGGGCTGGAGGCGGCCGACAAGCTGTTGAGCGATCTGGCGGGGTGCTTGAAGGACGGCGTCTGA
- the pulA gene encoding pullulanase-type alpha-1,6-glucosidase, whose protein sequence is MDRFIPRLRRALTLPLLLSPLLNCDGETPVDPPVGEQPPEEQLLVHYYRPLEDYSGWEVIATGDVPERAAGELRVLQNEADDFGATFVIPTRGQPERVRLKFAREGDALVAGDLEVSIPELGKEVWVFSDYDRAFSVPPAIPEEGTAIIYYRRTDDVYADWGLHLWGDTTTPTDWNEPLLASGQDVYGAWYEVPLASGAEQVNFIIHQGDMKDPGPDQSLRPGELGRRIWVLSGDPTLYTYPGEPPLLNARQAHWVDRETFAWRPPVGAELLPDATFELHYAPEGGIRDEKGQLVGASQVIPLSFEANGLGAATRQKFPHLAGHTALRFPAASLERQPELVKGQLVVVARLPNGKRLATGVQLPGVLDALYATSSTLGVDVSGGAPTLRLWAPTARSVRLHLFDSPGGGQAQVVPMSVDQGVWRAEGNPSWMGRYYLYEVEVFVPGTGRVETNLVTDPYSLSLSMNSQRSQIIDLDAPGLKPAGWDTLVKPQLGSLRDTTLYELHIRDFSISDPSVPLAHRGTFLGFTHPGSNGMTHLSGLAQAGLTHVHLLPAFDFATVNENQAEQRSATGLENYGPSSDEQQKQVWALRSQDGFNWGYDPWHFTVPEGSYATTPDGPSRTLEFRSMVQALNQAGLRVVMDVVYNHTSAAGQDARSVLDRIVPGYYHRLDDNGAVTTSTCCQNTATEHAMMQKLMVDSMLTWARAYKIDGFRFDLMGHHMKENLVEVRDRLAALTPQADGIDGTKLVIYGEGWDFGEVAGNARGDNATQRNMAGTGIGTFNDRLRDAVRGGDPFDSGGALRRQGFASGLYLEPNDHDQGTQEEQLDRLLDASDHIRVGLTGNLRDYAFEDRNGDIVTGADLAYKGEPVGYTLAPGESVTYVEAHDNQTLWDILQLKAPQSMGIEARVRLHRLALSINGLGLGVPFFHAGSEMLRSKSMDRDSYDSGDWFNRLDFTYATNNWGKGLPPQEKNGDSWAQMEGLLADPTLQVEQHHIVGTVRHLEEVLQIRRGSPLFRLATAADVSARVRFHNTGPSQVPGVVVMSISDEISGAEDLDPALGGVVVIFNARPAELSLPLAGFETATLALHPVQMSSADEIVKSATFNAGSFTVPERTAAVFVGSGMP, encoded by the coding sequence ATGGATCGTTTCATTCCCCGCCTGCGACGAGCGCTCACGCTCCCGCTGCTACTCTCCCCTCTGCTGAACTGTGATGGGGAAACCCCCGTCGATCCCCCCGTCGGTGAACAACCCCCCGAGGAGCAGCTCCTCGTCCATTACTACCGACCGCTCGAGGATTACTCGGGGTGGGAGGTCATCGCGACCGGAGACGTGCCAGAGCGCGCGGCAGGAGAGCTACGAGTTCTCCAGAACGAGGCAGATGACTTCGGTGCGACCTTCGTCATCCCCACGCGGGGTCAGCCGGAGCGTGTTCGCTTGAAGTTCGCCAGAGAGGGAGATGCCTTGGTCGCCGGCGATCTGGAGGTGAGCATTCCCGAGCTCGGAAAGGAGGTCTGGGTCTTCTCCGATTACGATCGGGCGTTCAGCGTGCCTCCAGCCATTCCCGAGGAGGGAACGGCCATCATCTATTATCGACGCACGGACGACGTCTACGCCGACTGGGGCTTGCACTTGTGGGGGGATACGACGACACCGACCGACTGGAACGAGCCCCTTCTGGCCAGCGGGCAAGATGTTTACGGCGCCTGGTACGAGGTCCCGCTCGCCTCGGGTGCCGAGCAGGTCAATTTCATCATTCATCAGGGGGACATGAAGGATCCCGGGCCAGACCAGTCACTTCGTCCCGGAGAGCTCGGACGCAGGATCTGGGTGCTCTCGGGCGACCCGACCCTCTACACCTATCCCGGGGAACCTCCGCTGCTCAACGCCCGCCAGGCGCACTGGGTCGACCGAGAGACCTTCGCGTGGAGGCCTCCAGTCGGCGCGGAGCTGCTGCCCGACGCGACCTTTGAACTGCACTACGCACCGGAGGGGGGAATCCGAGACGAGAAGGGGCAGCTCGTCGGGGCCAGCCAGGTGATACCACTGTCGTTCGAGGCGAATGGGCTCGGGGCGGCGACGCGACAGAAGTTCCCTCACCTCGCAGGCCATACGGCGCTACGTTTCCCTGCGGCCTCCCTGGAGCGGCAACCGGAACTCGTGAAGGGGCAGCTGGTGGTCGTCGCCCGGCTCCCGAATGGGAAGAGGCTGGCCACTGGCGTGCAGCTCCCTGGCGTGCTCGATGCCCTTTACGCGACGAGCAGCACGCTGGGGGTGGATGTGTCTGGAGGGGCGCCGACGCTGCGGCTGTGGGCGCCGACGGCCCGTTCGGTCCGGCTTCACCTGTTCGACTCGCCAGGCGGTGGTCAGGCCCAGGTGGTGCCCATGAGCGTCGACCAGGGCGTCTGGCGCGCGGAGGGGAATCCCAGCTGGATGGGGCGCTATTACCTCTACGAGGTCGAGGTCTTCGTCCCTGGCACGGGTCGTGTGGAGACGAACCTCGTCACCGACCCCTACTCACTGAGCTTGTCGATGAACAGCCAGCGCAGTCAGATCATCGATCTCGATGCGCCGGGACTCAAGCCGGCAGGCTGGGACACACTGGTCAAGCCGCAGCTCGGCTCACTTCGCGATACCACCCTGTACGAACTGCACATTCGCGATTTCAGCATCAGCGACCCATCCGTTCCCCTCGCGCACCGCGGTACGTTCCTGGGCTTCACCCACCCTGGCTCGAACGGGATGACGCACCTGTCGGGGCTGGCGCAGGCGGGACTCACGCACGTACACCTCCTCCCAGCCTTCGATTTCGCCACGGTGAACGAGAACCAGGCGGAGCAACGATCTGCGACCGGCCTGGAGAACTACGGGCCCAGCTCGGACGAGCAGCAGAAGCAGGTGTGGGCGCTGCGCTCTCAGGATGGCTTCAACTGGGGCTACGATCCGTGGCATTTCACGGTCCCCGAGGGCAGCTATGCCACGACGCCGGACGGGCCTTCGCGGACGCTCGAGTTTCGATCGATGGTCCAGGCCCTGAACCAGGCGGGGCTCCGGGTGGTCATGGACGTGGTGTACAACCACACCAGCGCAGCAGGGCAAGATGCTCGCTCGGTGCTCGATCGGATCGTGCCGGGCTACTACCACCGCCTGGACGACAACGGCGCCGTCACCACCAGCACCTGTTGCCAGAACACGGCAACCGAGCACGCCATGATGCAGAAGCTCATGGTCGACTCGATGCTCACCTGGGCGAGAGCGTACAAGATCGATGGGTTTCGCTTCGATCTGATGGGTCACCACATGAAGGAAAACCTCGTCGAGGTGCGCGATAGGCTCGCAGCACTGACCCCTCAAGCGGACGGTATCGATGGCACGAAGCTCGTGATCTACGGGGAGGGCTGGGACTTCGGGGAGGTGGCCGGAAATGCGCGGGGAGACAATGCGACGCAGCGCAACATGGCCGGGACGGGCATCGGGACGTTCAATGATCGGTTGAGGGATGCCGTTCGAGGGGGGGATCCCTTCGATAGCGGAGGCGCGCTGCGACGACAGGGCTTCGCCAGTGGGCTGTACCTGGAGCCGAATGATCACGATCAAGGGACCCAAGAAGAGCAGCTCGACAGGCTCCTGGACGCATCGGACCACATCCGGGTGGGGCTCACCGGGAACCTGCGGGATTATGCTTTCGAAGACCGCAATGGCGACATCGTGACGGGCGCGGATCTCGCGTACAAAGGTGAACCCGTCGGGTACACGCTCGCTCCGGGTGAGTCCGTCACTTATGTCGAGGCGCACGACAACCAGACGCTCTGGGATATCCTTCAGCTCAAGGCACCTCAGAGCATGGGCATCGAGGCACGGGTGCGATTGCATCGCCTCGCGCTGAGCATCAATGGGCTCGGGCTCGGAGTCCCGTTCTTCCACGCTGGCTCGGAGATGCTTCGCTCGAAGTCGATGGATCGCGACAGCTACGACTCGGGAGACTGGTTCAATCGGCTGGATTTCACCTATGCGACGAACAACTGGGGCAAGGGTCTACCTCCTCAGGAGAAGAACGGAGATAGCTGGGCGCAGATGGAAGGGCTCCTCGCCGATCCGACCCTTCAGGTGGAGCAGCACCACATCGTCGGCACGGTGCGTCACCTGGAAGAGGTGTTGCAGATCCGTCGTGGTTCGCCGCTGTTCCGCCTGGCGACGGCGGCCGACGTCTCTGCTCGGGTACGGTTCCACAATACGGGTCCGTCGCAGGTCCCAGGCGTGGTCGTGATGTCCATTTCCGATGAGATCAGCGGGGCAGAGGATCTCGATCCGGCACTCGGCGGCGTGGTGGTCATCTTCAACGCACGGCCGGCGGAACTCTCCCTTCCGCTCGCTGGTTTCGAGACGGCCACGCTGGCACTGCACCCCGTCCAGATGTCGTCCGCCGACGAGATCGTCAAGTCCGCGACCTTCAACGCAGGGAGCTTCACGGTGCCGGAGAGGACGGCGGCGGTCTTCGTGGGATCGGGGATGCCCTAA
- a CDS encoding TetR/AcrR family transcriptional regulator, whose protein sequence is MAQDPNMVSERRRRILCATERLLERYGPGKTTIADIAREAEVAVGTVYLEFESKDAIIQEISSARYCAVLDAMRTAAARPGGSSADRLRAALDARVGAFLKTAADGGHATELLHCPSRAVQAAHERFCRAERALLGGLLHEGVSAGEFDAADVDLVARTLLRAYACFSPPGLFATPLEAVPAQLEAMHRLVLRGLLRRP, encoded by the coding sequence ATGGCGCAGGACCCGAACATGGTGAGCGAGCGGCGTCGACGCATCCTCTGCGCTACCGAGCGTCTGCTGGAGCGCTATGGCCCCGGCAAGACGACGATCGCCGACATCGCCCGCGAGGCCGAGGTCGCCGTGGGAACCGTCTACCTCGAGTTCGAGTCGAAGGATGCGATCATCCAGGAGATCTCCAGTGCTCGCTACTGCGCAGTGCTGGACGCCATGAGAACCGCGGCCGCGCGACCAGGGGGCTCATCGGCCGATCGCCTGCGTGCTGCGCTCGACGCCCGTGTCGGCGCCTTTCTCAAGACTGCCGCAGACGGCGGCCATGCCACCGAGCTGCTCCACTGCCCGAGCCGCGCCGTCCAGGCGGCGCACGAGCGCTTTTGTCGAGCCGAGCGTGCCCTGCTGGGGGGACTGCTCCATGAGGGGGTGAGTGCAGGCGAGTTCGACGCAGCGGACGTGGATCTAGTCGCTCGCACTCTCCTGCGGGCCTACGCTTGTTTCTCACCTCCGGGACTCTTCGCCACGCCTCTGGAGGCGGTCCCTGCTCAGCTGGAGGCCATGCATCGGCTCGTCCTCCGCGGTCTCCTCCGTCGCCCCTGA